A window of the Streptomyces sp. NBC_01351 genome harbors these coding sequences:
- a CDS encoding VIT1/CCC1 transporter family protein, producing MSIIDIEAPLHTAHRDNHTHRDVNGGWLRPAVFGAMDGLVSNLALMTGVAGGAVAPHVVAITGLAGLAAGAFSMAAGEYTSVASQRELVLAELDIERQQLRKHPVDEMEELAELYVSRGVEPALAREVAMQLSRDPEQALEIHAREELGIDPDDLPSPLVAAVSSFGSFALGALLPLLPYLLGATSLWPAVLLALVGLFACGAVVARITARSWWYSGLRQLVLGGAAAGVTYILGTWIGGAVG from the coding sequence ATGTCCATCATCGACATCGAAGCACCGCTGCACACCGCCCACCGGGACAACCACACCCACCGCGACGTCAACGGCGGATGGCTGCGGCCGGCGGTCTTCGGAGCGATGGACGGACTGGTCTCCAACCTCGCCCTCATGACCGGTGTGGCGGGCGGTGCCGTCGCCCCGCACGTCGTCGCGATCACCGGGCTGGCGGGCCTCGCGGCCGGTGCCTTCTCGATGGCGGCCGGCGAATACACCTCCGTCGCCTCGCAGCGCGAGCTGGTGCTCGCCGAACTTGACATAGAGCGACAGCAGTTGCGCAAGCACCCGGTGGACGAGATGGAGGAGCTGGCCGAGCTCTACGTCTCCCGGGGCGTCGAGCCGGCCCTCGCCCGCGAGGTCGCCATGCAGCTGTCCCGCGACCCCGAGCAGGCGCTGGAGATCCACGCCCGCGAGGAGCTCGGGATCGACCCCGACGACCTGCCTTCGCCGTTGGTCGCCGCGGTCTCGTCCTTCGGCTCCTTCGCGCTGGGCGCGCTGCTCCCCCTGCTGCCGTACCTGCTCGGTGCCACGTCCCTGTGGCCCGCGGTGCTGCTGGCGCTGGTCGGGCTCTTCGCCTGCGGGGCGGTCGTCGCCCGGATCACCGCCAGGTCCTGGTGGTACAGCGGTTTGCGCCAGCTTGTCCTGGGTGGCGCCGCCGCCGGTGTGACGTACATCCTGGGAACCTGGATCGGTGGAGCCGTAGGCTGA
- a CDS encoding ADP-ribosylglycohydrolase family protein: MTPPPFTPDTTPTTPAERAAPADREPGRPTSPAQQSPAPTNPATPTGPSSPAGLPDPAGLPDRPPPAPAEREPGRGAQTALASPPGPAVSPPLAEPTAGSEAHTWARVERQPGLSVDTARAETSTTTAPPGGNRPTGSEPRSRARVTERPGGAAVTARAQTDTTTAPPGGNRHAATPARTGPREGSRADRSPDPAEPPTGARRIEGLLLGLAAGDAAGWPAARHRASRMPEWTRRLTRELDTFAEQNATTTLPVPIALNQPPEPLRLGPSDDAEWAAFVAESVLTAAGVLLSDLSRSRRMRAAIDLAWNALASEVAAAAERAPEVESAVLPLRARISVRAGLGNLATGLRPPATGHDNPHYFDDAACIRACVLAVVHPGDPHAAADLAEFDARYTQDGDGVHGARAMAAAIATALATADVDASVDAALAQLPAATEIGRNARHAVKLARAHTDGGAFAIVPTLEHEIVDHVYSYGIAAAETVPVALALTTAARGKVTEAVPAAACLSRVADSAPALAGALTGALGGGDSIPAAWREACRTLSGCALPRLAGTDLVELAALLTRTELTSPNPQGMMRT, translated from the coding sequence ATGACCCCACCCCCTTTCACCCCGGACACGACTCCCACCACCCCGGCGGAGCGAGCGGCCCCGGCAGACCGGGAGCCGGGCCGCCCGACTTCCCCGGCCCAGCAGTCCCCCGCCCCGACGAACCCGGCCACCCCGACGGGCCCGTCCTCCCCGGCGGGCCTGCCCGACCCGGCGGGCCTGCCCGACCGCCCCCCGCCCGCCCCGGCGGAGCGGGAGCCGGGCCGGGGGGCCCAGACCGCCCTGGCCTCCCCACCGGGCCCGGCCGTCTCCCCGCCCCTGGCGGAGCCCACCGCCGGGTCGGAGGCCCATACCTGGGCCCGGGTCGAACGGCAGCCCGGCCTCTCAGTCGACACCGCACGCGCGGAAACCAGTACGACCACAGCCCCACCCGGAGGGAACCGGCCCACCGGATCCGAGCCGCGAAGCCGGGCCCGGGTCACGGAACGCCCCGGCGGCGCAGCCGTCACCGCACGCGCGCAGACCGATACGACCACAGCCCCACCCGGAGGGAACCGGCACGCCGCCACCCCCGCCCGGACCGGGCCACGAGAAGGCAGCCGGGCCGACCGGAGCCCCGACCCCGCCGAGCCCCCCACAGGGGCCCGCCGGATCGAGGGACTCCTCCTCGGGCTCGCCGCAGGCGACGCGGCCGGATGGCCCGCCGCCCGCCACCGCGCGAGCCGCATGCCCGAGTGGACCCGCCGCCTCACCCGCGAGCTCGACACCTTCGCGGAGCAGAACGCCACCACCACCCTCCCCGTCCCCATCGCCCTGAACCAACCGCCCGAACCCCTCCGCCTCGGCCCGTCCGACGACGCCGAGTGGGCGGCCTTCGTCGCCGAGTCCGTACTCACCGCCGCAGGAGTCCTGCTCTCCGACCTCAGCCGGTCCCGCCGTATGCGCGCCGCCATCGACCTCGCGTGGAACGCCCTCGCCTCCGAGGTGGCCGCGGCAGCGGAACGCGCGCCCGAAGTCGAGTCCGCCGTACTCCCCCTCCGCGCCCGGATCTCCGTCCGCGCCGGCCTCGGCAACCTCGCCACCGGCCTGCGCCCGCCCGCCACCGGCCACGACAACCCGCATTACTTCGACGACGCCGCCTGCATCCGCGCCTGCGTGCTCGCCGTCGTCCACCCCGGCGATCCCCACGCGGCGGCGGACCTGGCCGAGTTCGACGCCCGCTACACGCAAGACGGCGACGGGGTCCACGGCGCCCGCGCCATGGCCGCCGCCATCGCCACGGCGCTGGCCACCGCCGACGTGGACGCCTCCGTCGACGCCGCCCTCGCCCAGCTCCCCGCGGCCACCGAGATCGGCCGCAACGCCCGCCACGCCGTCAAGCTGGCCCGTGCCCACACCGACGGCGGCGCCTTCGCCATCGTCCCCACCCTCGAACACGAGATCGTCGACCACGTCTACAGCTACGGGATCGCCGCCGCCGAGACCGTCCCCGTGGCCCTCGCCCTCACGACCGCCGCCCGCGGCAAGGTGACCGAGGCCGTCCCGGCGGCCGCCTGCCTGTCCCGCGTCGCGGACTCCGCCCCCGCCCTGGCCGGCGCGCTCACCGGCGCGCTCGGCGGCGGCGACTCGATCCCCGCCGCCTGGCGCGAGGCCTGCCGCACCCTCTCCGGCTGCGCGCTGCCCCGCCTCGCCGGAACCGACCTCGTCGAACTCGCCGCGCTCCTCACCCGTACCGAACTCACCTCACCCAACCCACAAGGAATGATGCGAACATGA
- a CDS encoding ADP-ribosylglycohydrolase family protein yields the protein MELIACNPQVLLERARGALLGLAVGDALGAPAENMKPSEIRAKWGRIEGFVSEDPAGTDDTEYAIFSGLLLARHGSALTVSHVERAWHHWIADLDEGPFRGAGFSERGTLENLRRGLAAPISAQHRHAWSDGLAMRAAPFGVFAAGRPAEAARLVAIDGSVSHDGEGIYGGQAVAAGVAAAMAGGSPASVVSAALSVIPSDSWTARSLRRAVTAAPRGERAVRSAVVIGGYPWTDLAPEAVGLAFGAFAACRGDFASSVLTAVNMGRDADTTAAVAGALSGALSGAAAIPTAWSSAIGPVRGSCLPSMRGYHVLDIADLLTPEYEAPR from the coding sequence ATGGAGCTGATTGCATGCAATCCGCAGGTCCTCCTCGAACGGGCCAGGGGCGCTCTTCTGGGACTGGCGGTGGGTGACGCGCTGGGCGCCCCCGCGGAGAACATGAAGCCTTCGGAGATCCGGGCCAAGTGGGGCCGCATCGAGGGCTTCGTGTCGGAGGACCCGGCGGGCACGGACGACACCGAGTACGCGATCTTCTCCGGGCTGCTGCTGGCCCGGCACGGCTCGGCGCTCACCGTCTCCCACGTGGAACGGGCTTGGCACCACTGGATCGCGGACCTCGACGAAGGCCCGTTCCGCGGGGCGGGCTTCTCGGAGCGCGGCACCCTGGAGAACCTCCGCCGCGGTCTGGCGGCCCCCATCTCGGCCCAGCACCGGCACGCGTGGTCGGACGGCCTCGCCATGCGGGCGGCCCCGTTCGGCGTGTTCGCGGCGGGCCGGCCGGCGGAGGCGGCCCGCCTCGTAGCCATCGACGGCTCGGTCAGCCACGACGGGGAGGGCATCTACGGCGGCCAGGCGGTCGCCGCCGGGGTTGCCGCGGCCATGGCGGGCGGCTCCCCCGCCTCCGTCGTCTCGGCGGCGCTGTCCGTCATCCCCTCCGACTCCTGGACGGCCCGCTCCCTGCGGCGCGCCGTCACGGCCGCCCCGCGCGGGGAGCGGGCCGTGCGCTCGGCGGTCGTCATCGGCGGCTACCCCTGGACGGACCTGGCCCCCGAAGCCGTGGGCCTGGCCTTCGGCGCCTTCGCGGCCTGCCGGGGCGACTTCGCGTCCTCGGTCCTGACAGCGGTCAACATGGGCCGCGACGCCGACACCACGGCGGCGGTGGCGGGCGCCCTGTCCGGCGCCCTCTCCGGAGCCGCCGCGATCCCCACCGCCTGGTCCTCGGCCATCGGCCCGGTCCGCGGCAGCTGCCTCCCCTCGATGCGGGGCTACCACGTCCTGGACATCGCGGACCTCCTCACCCCGGAATACGAGGCCCCCCGATGA
- a CDS encoding glutamate synthase subunit beta, whose translation MADPKGFLTTPRETACSRPVAERLKDWNEVYVPGSLLPIISKQAGRCMDCGIPFCHNGCPLGNLIPEWNDFSYREDWTAASERLHATNNFPEFTGRLCPAPCESACVLGINQPAVTIKNVEVSIIDKAWDNGDVTPQAPERLSGKTAAVIGSGPAGLAAAQQLTRAGHTVVVYERADRIGGLLRYGIPEFKMEKVHINRRIEQMRAEGTKFRTGIEVGRDITATDLRKRFDAVVIAAGATVSRDLPVPGRELGGIHFAMEYLPLANKVQEGDFMAPPITAEGKHVVVIGGGDTGADCVGTAHRQGAASVTQLEIMPKPSEDRPTGQPWPTFPMLYKVTSAHEEGGERVYSVSTTHFEGDEDGNVKALHLVEVEFIDGKLTQKPDTERVLPAQLVTLAMGFTGTDQENGLVGQFDLELDGRGNIVRDSSYATNVDGVFVAGDAGRGQSLIVWAIAEGRSAARGVDRFLTGASTLPYPVKPTDRSLTV comes from the coding sequence ATGGCTGACCCGAAGGGCTTCCTCACCACCCCCCGCGAGACCGCCTGCTCCCGTCCCGTCGCCGAACGGCTGAAGGACTGGAACGAGGTCTACGTCCCGGGCTCGCTGCTCCCGATCATCAGCAAGCAGGCCGGCCGCTGCATGGACTGCGGCATCCCGTTCTGCCACAACGGGTGCCCGCTCGGAAACCTGATCCCCGAGTGGAACGACTTCTCGTACCGCGAGGACTGGACGGCGGCCTCCGAGCGCCTGCACGCCACGAACAACTTCCCGGAGTTCACGGGCCGCCTGTGCCCGGCCCCGTGCGAGTCGGCGTGCGTGCTCGGCATCAACCAGCCGGCCGTCACCATCAAGAACGTCGAAGTCTCGATCATCGACAAGGCCTGGGACAACGGCGACGTCACCCCGCAGGCGCCCGAGCGCCTGTCCGGCAAGACCGCCGCCGTCATCGGCTCGGGCCCGGCCGGTCTGGCCGCCGCCCAGCAGCTGACCCGGGCCGGCCACACCGTGGTCGTGTACGAGCGCGCCGACCGCATCGGCGGCCTGCTGCGCTACGGCATCCCCGAGTTCAAGATGGAGAAGGTACACATCAACCGCCGCATCGAGCAGATGCGCGCGGAGGGCACCAAGTTCCGCACGGGCATCGAGGTCGGCCGCGACATCACCGCCACCGACCTGCGCAAGCGGTTCGACGCGGTGGTCATCGCGGCGGGCGCCACCGTCTCCCGCGACCTCCCGGTCCCGGGCCGCGAGCTCGGCGGCATCCACTTCGCGATGGAGTACCTGCCGCTCGCCAACAAGGTCCAGGAGGGCGACTTCATGGCGCCCCCCATCACGGCCGAGGGCAAGCACGTGGTCGTCATCGGCGGCGGCGACACCGGCGCGGACTGCGTGGGCACCGCCCACCGCCAGGGCGCGGCCTCGGTCACGCAGCTGGAGATCATGCCGAAGCCGTCCGAGGACCGCCCCACCGGGCAGCCCTGGCCGACCTTCCCCATGCTGTACAAGGTCACCTCGGCGCACGAGGAGGGTGGCGAGCGGGTCTACTCCGTCTCCACCACCCACTTCGAGGGCGACGAGGACGGCAACGTCAAGGCGCTGCACCTCGTCGAGGTGGAGTTCATCGACGGCAAGCTCACCCAGAAGCCCGACACCGAGCGCGTCCTCCCCGCGCAGCTGGTCACCCTGGCGATGGGCTTCACCGGCACCGACCAGGAGAACGGCCTCGTGGGCCAGTTCGACCTGGAGCTGGACGGCCGCGGCAACATCGTCCGCGACTCGTCCTACGCGACCAACGTCGACGGCGTCTTCGTCGCCGGCGACGCCGGCCGCGGCCAGTCGCTCATCGTCTGGGCCATCGCGGAAGGCCGCTCGGCCGCCCGCGGCGTGGACCGCTTCCTGACCGGAGCCAGTACCCTCCCGTACCCGGTCAAGCCGACGGACCGTTCCCTGACGGTGTAA
- the gltB gene encoding glutamate synthase large subunit, whose translation MDGRPAQQGMYDPRNEKDACGVGFVANLTGEATHTLVEQALTVLRNLEHRGATGSEPDSGDGAGILSQVPDAFLREVAGFDLPEAGAYAVGIAFLPADGTAQAVAVEQIEAIAAQENLTVLGWREVPVTPDLLGNGARVTMPAFRQLFVSNGSTGIELDRKAFVLRKRAEREAGTYFPSLSARTIVYKGMLTTGQLEPFFPDLSDRRFASALALVHSRFSTNTFPAWPLAHPYRFVAHNGEINTVKGNRNWMKARESQLASEAFGDGVLDRIFPICTPDASDSASFDEVLELLHLGGRSLPHSVLMMIPEAWENHTSMDPARRAFYQYHSTLMEPWDGPACVTFTDGTQVGAVLDRNGLRPGRYWVTDDGLVVLGSEVGVLDIDPAKVVRKGRLQPGKMFLVDTAQKRIIEDEEIKNELASAAPYAEWLETGEIELSDLPEREHIVHTHASVTRRQQTFGYTEEELRIILAPMARTAGEPLGSMGTDSPIAALSERPRLLFDYFTQLFAQVTNPPLDAIREELVTSLLSSIGPESNLLEPTAASCRSVTLPFPVIDNDELAKLIHINADGDMPGMKAATLSGLYRVSGGADALAARIAEIRTEADAAIAAGARLIVLSDRHSDAEHAPIPSLLLTSAVHHHLIATKQRTQVGLLVEAGDVREVHHVALLIGYGAAAVNPYLAMESVEDLLRAGTFLSGLEPEQAIKNLIYALGKGVLKVMSKMGISTVASYRGAQVFEAVGLNEEFVGAYFSGTATKIGGAGLDVIAKEVAARHAKAYPASGIAATHRALEIGGEYQWRREGEPHLFDPDTVFRLQHATRNRRYDIFKQYTDRVNEQSERLMTLRGLFGFKTEDRPSLSIDEVESVADIVKRFSTGAMSYGSISKEAHETLAIAMNQLGAKSNTGEGGEDPDRLYDPARRSSIKQVASGRFGVTSEYLVNADDIQIKMAQGAKPGEGGQLPGHKVYPWVAKTRHSTPGVGLISPPPHHDIYSIEDLAQLIHDLKNANPVARIHVKLVSEVGVGTVAAGVSKAHADVVLISGHDGGTGASPLTSLKHAGGPWELGLAETQQTLLLNGLRDRIVVQTDGQLKTGRDVVIAALLGAEEFGFATAPLVVSGCVMMRVCHLDTCPVGIATQNPVLRDRFSGKPEFVVNFFEFIAEEVREILAELGFRTIEEAVGHAELLDTTKAVTHWKAQGLDLEPLFYVPELPEGAVRHALIEQDHGLEKALDNELIELAADALNADTAEAALPVRAQVAIRNINRTVGTMLGHQVTKKFGGAGLPDNTIDLTFTGSAGQSFGAFVPKGITLRLEGDANDYVGKGLSGGRIVVRPDRAADHLAEYSTIAGNTIGYGATGGEMFLRGRTGERFCVRNSGALVVSEGVGDHGCEYMTGGTAVVLGETGRNFAAGMSGGVAYVIDLDPHNVNVGNAGAVETVLSDTDKQWLHDVVRRHEEETGSTVAAKLLADWSVSVDRFSKIIPTTYKAVLAAKDAAELAGLSESETTEKMMEAATNG comes from the coding sequence ATGGACGGTCGCCCCGCCCAGCAGGGCATGTACGACCCGCGCAACGAGAAGGACGCCTGTGGCGTCGGATTCGTGGCGAACCTCACCGGCGAGGCCACCCACACCCTCGTTGAGCAGGCCCTGACCGTATTGCGGAACCTCGAACACCGCGGCGCGACCGGCTCCGAGCCGGACTCGGGCGACGGTGCCGGAATCCTCTCCCAGGTGCCCGACGCGTTCCTGCGCGAGGTCGCCGGATTCGATCTCCCCGAGGCCGGCGCGTACGCCGTCGGCATCGCCTTCCTCCCCGCCGACGGCACCGCACAGGCCGTCGCCGTGGAGCAGATCGAGGCCATCGCCGCCCAGGAGAACCTGACGGTCCTCGGCTGGCGCGAGGTTCCGGTCACGCCGGACCTGCTCGGCAACGGCGCCCGCGTCACCATGCCGGCCTTCCGCCAGCTGTTCGTCAGCAACGGCAGCACCGGCATCGAGCTGGACCGCAAGGCCTTCGTCCTGCGCAAGCGCGCCGAGCGCGAGGCGGGCACCTACTTCCCGTCGCTCTCCGCCCGCACGATCGTCTACAAGGGCATGCTGACCACCGGCCAGCTGGAGCCCTTCTTCCCCGACCTCTCGGACCGCCGCTTCGCCTCGGCGCTCGCCCTGGTCCACTCGCGGTTCTCGACGAACACCTTCCCGGCCTGGCCGCTCGCCCACCCGTACCGCTTCGTCGCGCACAACGGCGAGATCAACACGGTCAAGGGCAACCGCAACTGGATGAAGGCCCGCGAGTCCCAGCTGGCGTCCGAGGCCTTCGGCGACGGCGTGCTGGACCGCATCTTCCCGATCTGCACCCCGGACGCCTCCGACTCGGCCTCCTTCGACGAGGTCCTGGAGCTGCTCCACCTCGGCGGCCGGTCGCTCCCGCACAGCGTGCTGATGATGATCCCGGAGGCGTGGGAGAACCACACCTCCATGGACCCGGCCCGCCGCGCGTTCTACCAGTACCACTCCACGCTGATGGAGCCCTGGGACGGCCCCGCCTGCGTCACCTTCACCGACGGCACCCAGGTCGGCGCGGTCCTCGACCGCAACGGTCTGCGCCCCGGCCGCTACTGGGTCACCGACGACGGCCTCGTCGTCCTCGGCTCCGAGGTCGGCGTGCTCGACATCGACCCGGCCAAGGTCGTCCGCAAGGGCCGCCTGCAGCCCGGCAAGATGTTCCTCGTCGACACCGCCCAGAAGCGGATCATCGAGGACGAGGAGATCAAGAACGAGCTCGCCTCCGCCGCCCCCTACGCGGAGTGGCTGGAGACCGGCGAGATCGAGCTGTCGGACCTGCCCGAGCGTGAGCACATCGTGCACACCCACGCCTCGGTCACCCGCCGCCAGCAGACCTTCGGCTACACCGAGGAAGAGCTCCGCATCATCCTCGCGCCGATGGCCCGCACCGCCGGCGAGCCCCTCGGCTCCATGGGCACGGACTCGCCGATCGCGGCCCTGTCCGAGCGCCCCCGCCTGCTCTTCGACTACTTCACCCAGCTCTTCGCGCAGGTCACCAACCCGCCGCTGGACGCCATCCGCGAGGAGCTCGTCACCTCGCTGCTGTCCTCGATCGGCCCGGAGTCCAACCTCCTGGAGCCGACCGCCGCGTCGTGCCGCAGCGTCACGCTGCCCTTCCCGGTGATCGACAACGACGAGCTGGCCAAGCTCATCCACATCAACGCCGACGGCGACATGCCGGGCATGAAGGCCGCCACCCTCTCGGGCCTCTACCGGGTCTCGGGCGGCGCCGACGCGCTCGCCGCGCGGATCGCGGAGATCCGTACCGAGGCCGACGCGGCCATCGCGGCCGGCGCCCGCCTCATCGTCCTCTCGGACCGCCACTCGGACGCCGAGCACGCGCCGATCCCGTCGCTGCTGCTCACCTCCGCCGTGCACCACCACCTCATCGCCACCAAGCAGCGCACCCAGGTGGGTCTGCTCGTCGAGGCCGGTGACGTCCGCGAGGTCCACCACGTCGCCCTGCTCATCGGCTACGGCGCCGCTGCGGTCAACCCGTACCTCGCCATGGAGTCCGTCGAGGACCTCCTGCGCGCCGGTACCTTCCTGTCCGGCCTGGAGCCGGAGCAGGCCATCAAGAACCTGATCTACGCGCTCGGCAAGGGCGTCCTGAAGGTCATGTCCAAGATGGGCATCTCCACCGTCGCCTCCTACCGCGGCGCCCAGGTCTTCGAGGCCGTCGGCCTGAACGAGGAGTTCGTCGGGGCCTACTTCAGCGGCACCGCCACCAAGATCGGCGGCGCCGGCCTGGACGTCATCGCCAAGGAGGTGGCCGCGCGCCACGCCAAGGCGTACCCGGCCTCCGGCATCGCGGCCACGCACCGCGCGCTGGAGATCGGCGGCGAGTACCAGTGGCGCCGCGAGGGCGAGCCGCACCTGTTCGACCCGGACACGGTCTTCCGCCTCCAGCACGCCACGCGCAACCGCCGGTACGACATCTTCAAGCAGTACACGGACCGGGTGAACGAGCAGTCCGAGCGCCTGATGACGCTCCGCGGGCTCTTCGGCTTCAAGACGGAGGACCGCCCGTCGCTCTCCATCGACGAGGTCGAGTCGGTCGCCGACATCGTCAAGCGCTTCTCCACCGGCGCCATGTCGTACGGCTCCATCTCCAAGGAGGCGCACGAGACCCTCGCCATCGCCATGAACCAGCTGGGCGCCAAGTCCAACACCGGTGAGGGCGGCGAGGACCCGGACCGCCTGTACGACCCGGCGCGCCGCTCCTCCATCAAGCAGGTCGCCTCCGGCCGCTTCGGTGTCACGAGCGAGTACCTGGTCAACGCGGACGACATCCAGATCAAGATGGCGCAGGGTGCCAAGCCCGGCGAGGGCGGCCAGCTGCCCGGCCACAAGGTCTACCCGTGGGTCGCCAAGACCCGGCACTCCACCCCGGGCGTCGGCCTGATCTCCCCGCCGCCGCACCACGACATCTACTCCATCGAGGACCTGGCTCAGCTGATCCACGACCTCAAGAACGCCAACCCGGTCGCGCGCATCCACGTGAAGCTCGTCTCCGAGGTCGGCGTGGGTACGGTCGCCGCGGGTGTCTCCAAGGCCCACGCGGACGTCGTCCTCATCTCCGGCCACGACGGCGGAACGGGCGCCTCCCCGCTCACCTCCCTGAAGCACGCGGGCGGTCCCTGGGAGCTCGGCCTCGCCGAGACCCAGCAGACGCTGCTGCTCAACGGGCTGCGCGACCGCATCGTCGTCCAGACCGACGGCCAGCTCAAGACCGGCCGCGACGTGGTCATCGCCGCGCTGCTCGGCGCCGAGGAGTTCGGTTTCGCGACCGCGCCGCTCGTCGTCTCCGGCTGCGTCATGATGCGCGTCTGCCACCTGGACACCTGCCCGGTCGGCATCGCCACCCAGAACCCGGTCCTGCGCGACCGCTTCTCCGGCAAGCCCGAGTTCGTCGTCAACTTCTTCGAGTTCATCGCGGAGGAGGTGCGCGAGATCCTCGCCGAGCTGGGCTTCCGCACGATCGAGGAGGCCGTCGGCCACGCCGAGCTGCTCGACACGACGAAGGCCGTCACGCACTGGAAGGCGCAGGGCCTCGACCTGGAGCCGCTCTTCTACGTGCCCGAGCTGCCCGAGGGCGCGGTCCGCCACGCCCTGATCGAGCAGGACCACGGTCTGGAGAAGGCCCTCGACAACGAGCTCATCGAGCTCGCGGCCGACGCACTGAACGCCGACACCGCGGAGGCGGCCCTGCCGGTCCGCGCCCAGGTCGCGATCCGCAACATCAACCGGACCGTCGGCACCATGCTCGGCCACCAGGTCACCAAGAAGTTCGGTGGAGCGGGCCTGCCCGACAACACCATCGACCTGACCTTCACGGGCAGCGCCGGCCAGTCCTTCGGCGCCTTCGTGCCGAAGGGCATCACCCTCCGCCTGGAGGGCGACGCCAACGACTACGTCGGCAAGGGCCTCTCCGGTGGCCGGATCGTGGTCCGCCCGGACCGCGCCGCCGACCACCTCGCCGAGTACTCCACCATCGCCGGCAACACCATCGGCTACGGAGCCACCGGCGGCGAGATGTTCCTGCGCGGCCGCACCGGCGAACGCTTCTGCGTCCGCAACTCCGGCGCCCTGGTCGTCTCGGAGGGCGTGGGCGACCACGGCTGCGAGTACATGACCGGCGGCACAGCGGTCGTCCTGGGCGAGACGGGCCGCAACTTCGCGGCCGGCATGTCGGGCGGCGTCGCGTACGTCATCGACCTCGACCCGCACAACGTCAACGTCGGCAACGCGGGCGCGGTCGAGACCGTCCTCTCCGACACCGACAAGCAGTGGCTGCACGATGTGGTGCGCCGCCACGAGGAGGAGACCGGCTCGACCGTGGCCGCGAAGCTCCTGGCTGACTGGTCCGTCTCGGTGGACCGCTTCAGCAAGATCATCCCCACCACGTACAAGGCAGTGCTCGCCGCCAAGGACGCCGCTGAGCTCGCCGGACTCTCGGAATCCGAGACCACGGAGAAGATGATGGAGGCGGCGACCAATGGCTGA
- a CDS encoding ADP-ribosylglycohydrolase family protein, with the protein MTLMLEDRATGALVGAAVGDALGGPVEGWTPDQIVERHGGRIHGIVGPWHEDWRTARPIAPYHKGDGHVTDDTLMTHALVRVYEAVRDHLDAYSVAEHLVPDLMTNPRWIPELEAEVLPLQRIFLAEKWIVTRLHYAHVDPREAGSGNIVNCGAAMYMAPVGIANAGNPAGAYAEALDIAGAHQSSYGREAAGVFAAAVAAACLPGATASSVVDTTLSLAKDGTRAAIAAVAEVAARHRDFESALTPLRAAVAPYDSVGPDYRAPSLGARRPSRLHSIEELPIALGMLLIADGSYETSVLGAVNYGRDCDSIATMAGAIAGALGGEAAVPPAWAKQVAEASRLDLHAPAAALAAVTREIFARDRTRRHAHETAFTTLTAPR; encoded by the coding sequence ATGACGCTCATGCTGGAGGACCGGGCCACCGGCGCCCTCGTCGGAGCCGCCGTCGGCGACGCGCTCGGCGGCCCGGTGGAGGGCTGGACCCCGGACCAGATCGTGGAACGTCACGGCGGCCGCATCCACGGCATCGTCGGCCCCTGGCACGAGGACTGGCGCACGGCCCGCCCCATCGCCCCGTACCACAAGGGCGACGGCCACGTCACGGACGACACCTTGATGACCCACGCGCTCGTACGCGTCTACGAGGCGGTACGCGACCACCTCGACGCCTACTCGGTCGCCGAGCACCTCGTCCCGGACCTGATGACGAACCCCCGCTGGATCCCGGAACTGGAGGCGGAGGTGCTCCCCCTCCAGCGGATCTTCCTGGCCGAGAAGTGGATCGTCACCCGCCTCCACTACGCCCACGTCGACCCCCGCGAGGCGGGCAGCGGCAACATCGTCAACTGCGGTGCGGCCATGTACATGGCGCCGGTCGGCATCGCCAACGCGGGCAACCCGGCGGGCGCGTACGCGGAGGCCCTGGACATCGCCGGCGCGCACCAGTCCTCGTACGGGCGGGAGGCGGCGGGCGTGTTCGCGGCGGCGGTGGCGGCCGCGTGCCTCCCCGGCGCGACGGCCTCCTCGGTAGTGGACACCACCCTCTCCCTCGCCAAGGACGGCACCCGAGCCGCCATCGCCGCGGTCGCGGAAGTCGCCGCCCGCCACCGGGACTTCGAGTCGGCCCTGACCCCGCTCCGGGCGGCGGTCGCCCCGTACGACTCGGTGGGCCCCGACTACCGCGCCCCCTCCCTCGGCGCGCGGCGCCCCTCCCGCCTCCACTCCATCGAGGAACTCCCGATCGCCCTCGGCATGCTGCTGATCGCCGATGGTTCGTACGAGACCTCCGTGCTCGGAGCCGTGAACTACGGCCGGGACTGCGACTCCATCGCCACCATGGCGGGCGCCATCGCCGGAGCCCTGGGCGGCGAAGCGGCCGTCCCGCCCGCCTGGGCGAAGCAGGTCGCCGAGGCCAGCCGCCTGGACCTGCACGCCCCGGCCGCCGCCCTGGCCGCCGTGACCCGGGAGATCTTCGCCCGGGACCGCACCCGCCGCCACGCCCACGAAACCGCCTTCACCACCCTGACGGCCCCCCGATGA